A window of the Fibrobacter sp. UWB2 genome harbors these coding sequences:
- a CDS encoding RNA polymerase sigma factor RpoD/SigA, with translation MSDFNEALYFRDLNRYPTLTPQEESALLKIIKNGETEEIRKSALQRLIRGNLRFVVSVARKYQGRGLSLLDLINEGNLGLFKAAKRFDMDKDVKFISYAVWWIRQSIQKALFEQVGAVRIPPNKLALVNRFKRALMQNGGDYDKTISMEEFAPYERDIVEVMEKIVDISLDAPIGDDAGVSSADSVSTLMDVLGSDGNQDEDMEREERKKLIQETLSSLPQREEEILRMFYGLDTVEDTTLKDIGEDLKLSRERVRQIKNKTLRRLQKSKEHKEKLADFLEI, from the coding sequence ATGAGTGATTTTAACGAAGCTCTTTATTTTCGTGACTTGAATAGGTATCCTACGCTGACTCCACAGGAGGAATCGGCGCTGTTGAAAATTATCAAGAACGGTGAAACCGAAGAAATTCGAAAGTCTGCCTTGCAGCGCCTTATTCGCGGTAACCTCCGATTTGTGGTGAGCGTTGCTCGCAAGTACCAGGGTCGAGGTCTTTCCCTTTTGGACCTTATCAATGAAGGTAATCTCGGTCTTTTCAAGGCGGCTAAACGCTTTGACATGGACAAGGACGTGAAGTTCATCAGCTATGCCGTGTGGTGGATCCGTCAGTCTATCCAGAAGGCTTTGTTCGAACAGGTGGGCGCAGTCCGCATTCCGCCTAACAAGCTTGCCTTGGTGAACCGCTTCAAGCGCGCCTTGATGCAGAACGGCGGTGACTACGACAAGACCATCTCGATGGAAGAATTTGCTCCTTACGAACGCGATATCGTTGAAGTCATGGAAAAGATTGTCGATATCTCGCTCGATGCTCCGATTGGCGATGATGCCGGTGTCTCCAGTGCCGATTCCGTGAGTACGCTTATGGACGTGCTCGGCAGCGATGGCAACCAGGACGAGGACATGGAACGCGAAGAGCGCAAGAAGCTCATCCAGGAAACACTTTCGTCACTCCCGCAGCGCGAAGAAGAAATCCTCCGTATGTTCTACGGCCTCGATACGGTCGAAGACACGACGCTCAAGGACATCGGCGAAGACTTGAAGCTCAGCCGTGAACGCGTCCGCCAGATCAAGAACAAGACTTTGCGTCGCTTGCAGAAGAGCAAGGAACACAAAGAAAAACTGGCCGACTTCCTGGAAATCTAA
- the crcB gene encoding fluoride efflux transporter CrcB has product MNFLFVALGGALGSVLRYFMSLVIPKVAGFPWPTFVANILGCLCIGIFSGLFLKCDSLSPNLKLFLVTGFCGGFTTFSTFANENLALLQSGKIGMFIAYALASFVLGVAACAFGIYKL; this is encoded by the coding sequence ATGAATTTCTTATTCGTTGCTCTTGGCGGTGCTCTCGGTAGCGTGTTGCGCTACTTCATGTCGCTTGTGATTCCGAAGGTCGCTGGGTTTCCGTGGCCGACCTTTGTCGCAAACATCTTGGGCTGCCTTTGCATCGGGATTTTTTCGGGACTGTTCCTCAAGTGCGATAGCCTCTCGCCAAACCTCAAGCTTTTTTTGGTAACGGGCTTTTGCGGTGGTTTTACGACGTTTAGCACTTTTGCCAATGAAAACTTGGCGCTTTTGCAAAGTGGAAAAATCGGGATGTTCATAGCTTACGCGCTAGCAAGCTTTGTGCTTGGCGTTGCCGCCTGCGCTTTCGGAATTTATAAATTATAA
- a CDS encoding ATP-binding cassette domain-containing protein translates to MEFKRFEALIEMFPQVQIFSTEGEDLDRVITHFLNQRENVSTMSEAMQRKIQQALAPFFQQRFISLHDAEAPLVRNLLLDKKFFLQTDRYIDDMAWPLTDPEKLGEALNIADLAEGILDRKLLSLSNGELRRVLLARMWMEKPEWVYFNDLFGGLDPEYRAHLAGCVADLAKRPGLKVVVRLAREDELLPEIPAFVYADKTFTQYAGELPKAAATPKFKKAELKDYEIVDLRGAKDPVDSGAEILFDLKHVNVRFGDTDVLKNLNWTVRKGEHWAVMGENGAGKSTLLGMLTADHPQIYNNDITLLGERPGHGLNIWDHKAKLGFFSPEMALQYREDLSLLDVLCTGFTPNLCRAENITWEEKAKAREWLTYLGFEDTSISIRKISPIDKRLVLMARAAIRPPKVLLLDEPTQGLKGEYREKLFHLLQLLSTETTIIMVSHYEEEWPPCMTHLLRMPKFSLN, encoded by the coding sequence ATGGAATTCAAGCGCTTTGAAGCTCTGATCGAGATGTTTCCGCAGGTGCAGATTTTTAGCACCGAGGGCGAAGATCTTGACCGAGTCATTACTCATTTTTTGAATCAACGTGAAAATGTCTCCACGATGTCGGAGGCTATGCAACGTAAAATCCAGCAGGCGTTGGCCCCGTTCTTCCAGCAGCGTTTTATCAGCTTGCACGATGCGGAAGCTCCGCTGGTGCGCAACCTGCTTTTGGACAAGAAGTTCTTTTTGCAGACGGACCGCTACATTGACGATATGGCGTGGCCGCTGACCGATCCGGAAAAGCTTGGCGAGGCTTTGAACATCGCTGACCTTGCTGAAGGAATTCTTGACCGCAAGTTGTTGAGCCTTTCGAACGGCGAATTGCGCCGAGTGCTCTTGGCCCGCATGTGGATGGAAAAGCCGGAATGGGTTTATTTTAATGACTTGTTTGGCGGACTTGATCCGGAGTACCGTGCGCATTTGGCGGGCTGTGTGGCTGACCTCGCAAAACGTCCGGGATTGAAAGTCGTGGTGCGCCTTGCTCGCGAAGATGAACTGCTCCCGGAAATTCCGGCGTTTGTTTATGCAGACAAGACGTTCACGCAGTATGCGGGTGAACTCCCGAAAGCTGCTGCTACCCCGAAGTTCAAAAAAGCGGAACTCAAGGATTACGAGATTGTCGATCTTCGTGGTGCGAAGGATCCTGTCGATTCTGGCGCGGAGATTCTCTTCGACCTTAAGCACGTGAATGTCCGCTTTGGCGATACGGATGTGCTCAAGAATTTGAACTGGACGGTTCGCAAGGGTGAACATTGGGCAGTGATGGGCGAGAACGGAGCTGGCAAGAGTACGCTCCTCGGCATGCTTACCGCTGACCATCCGCAGATTTACAACAACGACATTACGCTCCTCGGTGAACGTCCGGGACATGGCCTCAACATTTGGGACCACAAGGCAAAACTCGGATTCTTCTCGCCAGAAATGGCTCTCCAGTACCGCGAAGATTTGAGCCTTCTGGATGTGCTTTGCACAGGATTTACACCGAACCTCTGCCGCGCTGAAAACATCACGTGGGAAGAAAAGGCAAAGGCTCGCGAATGGCTCACCTACTTGGGCTTTGAAGATACGTCGATTTCTATCCGTAAGATTTCGCCGATTGACAAGCGCCTGGTGCTGATGGCCCGTGCCGCAATCCGCCCGCCGAAAGTTCTTTTGCTCGACGAACCGACGCAAGGTCTCAAGGGTGAGTATCGCGAAAAGCTGTTCCACCTGTTGCAATTGCTTTCGACGGAAACGACAATCATCATGGTCAGCCATTACGAAGAGGAATGGCCTCCTTGCATGACGCACCTCCTTAGAATGCCGAAATTCTCTTTGAATTAG
- a CDS encoding HemK/PrmC family methyltransferase, which translates to MPQPQMTVLEILNRTKVFFEKKGIPDARLDAEYIISYGLKMKNRMDLYLNFEKPLTPAELDVLRTMVARRATREPLQHIIGDTSFRGFIIKCDRRALIPRPETESLVDMASDSLKGIEKPFIVEIGTGTGAISIACAKEIAGAKVLATDVSEDALALARTNAEANDLASNPDAESAASSTDSTASASSASSANAASTLNFAQGDLLNAVTADVIANVAGDATAKIDCLIANLPYIPDSEKDKLQPEVAKYDPALALFGGADGLDLVRKLLQQTEGKLKPGASILLEIGSEQGEMLKAEAEKYPWLEFTGIHKDFCNNVRFVSYKAK; encoded by the coding sequence ATGCCACAGCCGCAGATGACAGTTCTTGAAATTCTGAACCGCACCAAGGTCTTCTTCGAAAAGAAGGGCATTCCTGATGCACGTCTCGATGCCGAGTACATCATCAGTTACGGTCTCAAGATGAAGAACCGCATGGACTTGTACCTGAACTTCGAAAAGCCGCTCACGCCAGCAGAGCTGGACGTGCTTCGCACGATGGTTGCACGCCGTGCAACGCGTGAGCCGCTGCAGCACATCATCGGCGATACAAGCTTCCGCGGTTTCATCATCAAGTGCGACCGCCGTGCGCTTATCCCGCGCCCGGAAACGGAATCGCTCGTAGACATGGCATCGGACAGTCTCAAAGGCATCGAAAAGCCGTTCATCGTCGAAATCGGCACAGGCACAGGCGCCATCTCGATTGCTTGTGCTAAAGAAATTGCAGGCGCCAAAGTCTTGGCAACAGACGTTTCCGAAGACGCTCTTGCACTTGCACGTACAAATGCTGAAGCAAACGACCTCGCTAGTAATCCCGACGCGGAAAGCGCCGCATCTTCGACCGATTCCACCGCTTCGGCATCCTCGGCAAGTTCCGCAAATGCAGCAAGCACATTGAACTTCGCTCAGGGCGACTTGCTGAACGCAGTGACCGCAGACGTTATCGCAAACGTCGCCGGCGACGCTACTGCTAAAATCGACTGCCTGATTGCAAACCTCCCCTACATTCCGGACAGCGAAAAAGACAAGCTCCAGCCCGAAGTTGCGAAGTACGATCCTGCACTCGCCTTGTTTGGCGGTGCAGACGGTCTTGACCTTGTCCGCAAGCTTTTACAGCAGACCGAAGGCAAACTCAAGCCGGGAGCATCTATTTTGCTTGAAATCGGGTCGGAACAAGGCGAAATGCTCAAGGCCGAAGCCGAGAAGTATCCGTGGTTGGAATTCACGGGAATCCACAAGGATTTCTGCAACAATGTCCGCTTCGTGAGTTATAAAGCAAAGTAG
- the prfA gene encoding peptide chain release factor 1: protein MKDKAKKLIEKYEELESELGNPDVLGDQARYNKIHKQYKGIEKAVLKAKEYLQMMDDLDEYKAALGDSDPEMVAMAKAEISEIEKKLPEVTDELQILMVPKDPWDYRNATLEIRGGTGGDESALFAGDLFRMYRGYCDKMGWKMTIQDLSEGTVGGYKEIRVFIEGDSVYGTLKFESGVHRVQRVPETETQGRVHTSAATVAILPEAEEVDVEIREADIHMDTYRSSGAGGQYINKTDSAVRLTHIPTGVVVSCQTERSQLQNRLHAMEMLRSKILDAVIAKKEKEEAANRKALVGTGDRSAKIRTYNYPQNRVTDHRIGLTVYNLDKVVTGDLDEIINGLQMANAQEKLGKFNA from the coding sequence ATGAAAGATAAAGCTAAAAAACTCATTGAAAAGTACGAAGAACTGGAATCGGAACTCGGCAATCCGGATGTTCTCGGTGACCAGGCTCGTTACAACAAGATTCACAAGCAGTACAAGGGTATCGAAAAGGCTGTTTTGAAGGCCAAGGAATACCTGCAGATGATGGACGACCTTGACGAATACAAGGCCGCCCTCGGCGATTCCGACCCGGAAATGGTCGCGATGGCCAAGGCCGAAATTTCGGAGATCGAAAAGAAGCTCCCCGAAGTGACGGACGAACTCCAGATTTTGATGGTGCCGAAGGATCCGTGGGACTACCGTAACGCAACGCTCGAAATCCGCGGCGGTACGGGTGGTGACGAATCCGCACTTTTCGCAGGCGACCTGTTCCGCATGTATCGCGGCTACTGCGACAAGATGGGCTGGAAGATGACCATCCAGGACTTGAGCGAAGGCACGGTGGGTGGCTACAAGGAAATCCGCGTGTTCATCGAAGGCGACAGCGTCTATGGAACGCTCAAGTTCGAAAGTGGCGTTCACCGAGTGCAGCGCGTGCCGGAAACGGAAACGCAGGGCCGCGTGCATACGTCTGCAGCTACAGTCGCAATCCTCCCGGAAGCTGAAGAAGTCGACGTGGAAATTCGCGAAGCAGACATCCACATGGACACCTACCGTTCTTCGGGCGCTGGCGGTCAGTACATCAACAAGACGGACTCCGCCGTGCGTTTGACGCATATCCCGACGGGTGTGGTGGTGAGTTGCCAGACCGAACGTAGCCAGTTGCAGAACAGACTCCACGCTATGGAAATGTTGCGTTCCAAGATTCTTGACGCCGTCATCGCCAAGAAGGAAAAGGAAGAAGCGGCAAACCGCAAGGCCCTCGTGGGTACAGGTGACCGTTCTGCCAAGATCCGCACTTACAACTATCCGCAGAACCGCGTGACGGACCACCGCATTGGCCTCACCGTTTACAACTTGGACAAGGTTGTCACAGGCGATCTCGATGAAATCATCAACGGTCTCCAGATGGCAAACGCCCAGGAAAAGCTCGGAAAGTTCAACGCGTAA
- a CDS encoding DUF971 domain-containing protein, producing MIQPKKVFRTKEGKLGFEWNDGSRGACDARTLRLACPCALCVDEHTGEKLLDDSTVPLDVKLEHIQSIGRYAVGLSFSDGHRSGIYPYDKLKELTKSA from the coding sequence ATGATCCAGCCAAAGAAAGTATTCAGGACAAAAGAGGGTAAGCTCGGCTTTGAATGGAACGACGGTAGCCGAGGCGCCTGTGATGCCCGTACACTCCGCTTAGCTTGTCCGTGCGCACTTTGTGTGGATGAACATACCGGTGAAAAACTCCTCGATGATTCGACAGTTCCCTTGGATGTAAAGCTTGAACATATCCAGTCTATTGGCCGTTATGCCGTGGGTCTTTCTTTTAGTGATGGTCATCGTTCGGGAATTTACCCATACGATAAACTTAAGGAATTGACGAAATCCGCATAA
- a CDS encoding tetratricopeptide repeat protein, giving the protein MSNPSSAPRTAAYLFLIFFFGALLAYGGFKLYNKYGPSKTVVGEIPFGLEAGTSVPNGDAPNFKADVERLPVQAQAEFRRAGELSRSGATKAAYEIYDALVLLYPNVDAAVWGEVNTLFHMDSVTEVMRDRAELLIGRLMARYPNTGISFYLDSRKSLLAGNLTVAVELAKMASSRAPAIYEIRLWYAELLLKNSNMKDAANECRAAISLSSGDSQRAFELLAKVYHDDGVLDSAALVVDYALTQFPLSSDLMLLRGYLAEYNGKFDVAEKTYQRILAFRPDFEKARRAMATIGEKNAPGKNGHYAGSSRDRAQVACDILAPLVERYPENLPLREALGTAYTKAHMFDMARREFNYILKNDPDYPDIKSRLNELEQVRRVAIEEYNNGLTANLNRAVDSLRGSLMPEKKHDFSTKLGHYLVRYGASSQEFFRKYSMANFKQVKRFVWQESFYENPYQHTYTVVFDSLNRFKEVHVVVFDSASNSNHLGVAPEIFTRLLKQNSRISGISNNTGETDCGDGTIMDAAVWETRDNFEILARIVGKPAEVRMVRLDRNTLPPSGLKLCDYLPLLMEF; this is encoded by the coding sequence ATGTCGAATCCTTCATCTGCGCCTCGTACTGCCGCGTACCTCTTTCTGATTTTTTTCTTTGGGGCGCTGCTTGCGTATGGCGGATTCAAGCTTTATAACAAATATGGACCGTCCAAGACGGTCGTAGGGGAAATCCCGTTCGGGCTCGAAGCGGGGACCTCTGTGCCGAATGGCGATGCACCGAATTTCAAGGCCGATGTCGAGAGGCTTCCGGTGCAGGCTCAGGCTGAATTTCGCCGTGCAGGCGAACTCTCGCGTAGCGGGGCGACCAAGGCTGCTTACGAAATTTACGACGCGCTTGTGCTTTTGTACCCGAATGTGGATGCCGCAGTCTGGGGCGAAGTCAATACTTTATTCCACATGGATTCCGTAACGGAAGTGATGCGTGACCGCGCTGAACTCTTGATCGGGCGCCTCATGGCGCGTTACCCGAATACGGGCATCAGCTTTTACCTGGACAGCCGTAAGTCGCTCCTTGCAGGGAACTTGACTGTAGCCGTTGAACTTGCAAAGATGGCAAGCTCGCGTGCTCCAGCCATTTATGAAATCAGACTTTGGTATGCGGAACTCCTGCTCAAGAATTCGAACATGAAGGACGCTGCAAACGAATGCCGTGCCGCTATCAGCCTTTCTTCGGGTGACTCGCAGCGTGCGTTTGAGCTCTTGGCGAAAGTCTACCATGACGATGGCGTTTTGGACAGCGCCGCTCTTGTCGTCGATTACGCCTTGACGCAGTTCCCGCTCTCTTCGGATCTGATGCTTTTGCGCGGTTACCTGGCCGAATACAATGGCAAGTTTGACGTTGCCGAAAAGACGTACCAGCGCATTCTTGCTTTCCGTCCTGATTTTGAAAAGGCCCGCCGCGCGATGGCGACGATTGGCGAAAAAAACGCTCCCGGAAAGAACGGCCATTATGCGGGCTCCTCTCGTGACCGCGCCCAGGTCGCTTGCGACATTCTCGCTCCGCTGGTGGAACGTTATCCTGAAAACTTGCCGCTCCGCGAAGCTTTGGGAACCGCTTATACCAAGGCCCACATGTTTGACATGGCCCGCCGCGAGTTCAACTACATCCTCAAGAACGACCCTGATTACCCGGATATCAAGTCTCGTTTGAACGAGCTTGAACAAGTGCGCAGGGTTGCAATCGAGGAATACAACAACGGCCTTACGGCGAACCTGAACCGCGCCGTTGATAGCCTCCGCGGATCATTGATGCCCGAAAAGAAACATGACTTTTCGACCAAATTAGGACATTATCTTGTTCGTTACGGAGCTTCTTCGCAGGAATTCTTTAGAAAGTATTCTATGGCCAATTTTAAACAAGTGAAGCGCTTTGTATGGCAGGAATCTTTCTATGAAAATCCATACCAGCACACGTATACGGTTGTTTTTGATTCGTTGAACCGCTTTAAGGAAGTGCATGTGGTCGTTTTTGATTCCGCTTCGAACTCGAACCACCTTGGAGTTGCTCCTGAAATCTTTACGCGACTCCTGAAGCAGAATTCCCGCATCTCTGGTATCAGCAACAATACGGGTGAAACCGATTGCGGTGATGGCACTATCATGGATGCTGCTGTCTGGGAAACTCGCGACAACTTCGAAATTTTGGCTCGCATCGTCGGAAAACCGGCTGAAGTGCGCATGGTTCGTCTTGATCGCAACACTTTGCCGCCTTCAGGCCTGAAACTTTGCGATTATCTGCCTCTTCTTATGGAATTTTAG
- a CDS encoding septal ring lytic transglycosylase RlpA family protein, protein MAYRFWLVFVLGVLLACSGCSGSTHRKGYTRVTKSSRVQKKAEIGYTFTGDASYYGKGFDGKKTASGEIFDRDDFTCAHRTLPFGTKLKVTRIKTGASVIVRVNDRGPYAKKRVLDLSEAAGKKLGLDKAGHAQVKAVVVE, encoded by the coding sequence ATGGCTTATCGTTTTTGGTTGGTGTTTGTTCTTGGGGTCCTACTTGCTTGTTCGGGATGCTCAGGTTCTACACATCGCAAGGGTTACACCCGCGTTACGAAATCGTCCCGCGTCCAGAAAAAGGCTGAAATAGGCTATACGTTTACGGGAGACGCAAGTTATTACGGTAAGGGGTTTGATGGCAAAAAGACCGCTAGTGGCGAAATTTTTGACCGCGATGACTTTACCTGTGCGCATAGGACGCTCCCGTTTGGCACAAAACTCAAGGTGACCCGCATAAAGACGGGCGCCTCTGTCATTGTGCGTGTGAATGACCGCGGACCGTATGCCAAGAAGCGCGTGCTCGATTTGAGCGAAGCGGCTGGCAAAAAGCTTGGGCTAGACAAAGCTGGTCATGCCCAGGTCAAGGCCGTTGTTGTAGAATAG
- a CDS encoding Mrp/NBP35 family ATP-binding protein, whose protein sequence is MQLNEQNILSALRAVQDPDLHKNIVELNFVQNLKIEGTKVSFDLRLTTPACPIRDRFKDQCITIVKSLGATEVEVTLTSSQGRVGDDNSAAKAPQNSHIGEVAHVVAVASGKGGVGKSTVTANLAMALSLSGARVGILDADIYGPSMGLMFGIDKAPEVFEDNTIAPVEAKGGISIVSMCMFADSDKATIWRGPMVSQMIQHFIHHVRWGKLDYLLVDFPPGTGDIQLTLTQNCPMAGAVVVTTPQQVALADCQKGIAMFDNVGVPVIGIVENMSYFICDECGKHHNIFPAGGGQKIAEKWGVPLIGKVPMEPAVADCGDSGTPAVLRYPNSESAKVFMDAAEKMVRTLSVFESEGDGVLKNFNYDFEQLPVEEV, encoded by the coding sequence ATGCAATTGAATGAGCAAAATATTTTAAGTGCCTTGCGCGCGGTCCAGGATCCGGACTTGCACAAGAATATTGTAGAACTAAACTTTGTTCAAAACCTGAAAATTGAAGGCACGAAGGTTTCCTTTGATTTGCGCCTCACGACTCCGGCATGCCCGATTCGTGACCGCTTCAAGGACCAGTGTATCACCATCGTGAAAAGCCTTGGCGCCACCGAAGTCGAAGTGACGCTCACTTCTTCGCAGGGTCGCGTAGGCGATGACAATTCTGCTGCTAAGGCTCCGCAGAATTCGCATATTGGCGAAGTGGCGCATGTGGTTGCTGTGGCTAGTGGCAAGGGCGGTGTCGGTAAATCGACCGTGACGGCGAACCTCGCCATGGCGCTCAGCCTTTCTGGCGCTCGCGTAGGTATTCTCGATGCTGACATTTACGGCCCCTCTATGGGTCTCATGTTTGGGATAGACAAGGCTCCTGAAGTTTTTGAAGACAATACGATTGCGCCTGTCGAAGCTAAGGGTGGCATCAGCATTGTCTCGATGTGCATGTTCGCGGATTCCGACAAGGCGACCATCTGGCGCGGACCGATGGTTTCGCAGATGATCCAGCACTTCATCCACCATGTGCGCTGGGGCAAGCTTGACTACCTCCTTGTGGACTTTCCTCCTGGAACGGGCGACATCCAGCTTACGCTCACGCAGAACTGCCCGATGGCAGGTGCGGTCGTCGTGACGACTCCGCAGCAGGTGGCTCTCGCTGACTGCCAGAAGGGAATTGCCATGTTTGATAACGTGGGCGTCCCGGTGATTGGCATTGTCGAGAACATGAGCTACTTCATTTGTGATGAATGCGGCAAGCACCACAACATTTTCCCTGCCGGTGGCGGTCAGAAAATTGCCGAAAAGTGGGGTGTGCCGCTTATCGGTAAAGTTCCGATGGAACCTGCCGTTGCCGATTGCGGTGACAGTGGTACTCCGGCCGTGCTCCGCTACCCGAACTCCGAATCGGCGAAGGTCTTTATGGATGCTGCCGAAAAAATGGTCCGCACGCTTTCTGTGTTTGAATCCGAAGGCGATGGAGTCCTTAAAAACTTCAATTACGATTTTGAACAACTGCCGGTGGAGGAAGTATGA
- a CDS encoding tetratricopeptide repeat protein gives MFAALLEGCTCCAYLNHMFNAERLYDEATELRTARLDSVPDETQSYASGEEAQKYEKIIEKGSRVLERFPKNKKRTAEAVFLIAESYRHKADWPKAITKYDEYERYFADNDSMRAVEYQRAYCLYRNQEFNISRFALEPVIADKNHPYYFQGLNLLSLLDEKSEAPEQAIASLEAVLADTSGTPYMKGKAHFRLAGLYFKMEQWEKAHHHYNAKEIENLNDRERQTAGEQSAECLVNTKEYLKAADEYKALYKVEAYEKQRPLYLVRIAETTLLAGRKADAYVIFNKVNTEYPKTESSSRSYFNMGDYEQTKTLNYELAMSYYDSSYIARSISEYGQKARERRTALKRLVSMRSRNEDILQSKDSIPNMKSFFANEFMIAELFLLKLSEADSAVARLTNVIEKSDDTASVMRASYARAFIYDEFLHDPDTAEDLYREIIEKYPNTDYAKQAQANLGMNVTMKTKEDEAHDRYMAAESLWTVASEMPVSKMDQVDSAYATAFVAFDSVYKDYPQTQSGVQALYMKAIYFQMTPERLDSAIAIYRELRDKHGQTPWGKRAAYVLNTRLTTTDDDLAKLRKRTAQTIENLNKNSAKYYEALNAKPEEKKAEIINKEDEILENTYNSMYDFE, from the coding sequence TTGTTCGCTGCATTGTTGGAAGGTTGCACCTGCTGCGCCTACCTGAATCACATGTTCAATGCAGAACGCCTCTATGACGAAGCGACCGAACTGCGCACCGCACGCCTGGACAGCGTCCCTGACGAAACCCAGTCTTATGCAAGCGGCGAAGAAGCGCAGAAATACGAGAAAATCATCGAAAAGGGCTCCCGTGTATTGGAACGCTTCCCGAAAAACAAGAAGCGCACTGCCGAAGCCGTTTTCCTCATTGCTGAATCTTACAGGCACAAGGCCGACTGGCCCAAGGCAATCACCAAGTACGACGAATACGAACGCTACTTTGCCGATAACGATTCCATGCGTGCCGTGGAATACCAGCGTGCTTACTGCCTTTACCGCAACCAGGAATTCAACATCAGCCGCTTTGCGCTGGAACCGGTAATAGCCGATAAAAATCACCCTTACTATTTCCAGGGACTCAATCTTCTTTCGCTTCTGGATGAAAAGTCCGAGGCTCCGGAACAGGCTATTGCATCGCTTGAGGCTGTACTTGCCGATACGAGTGGAACCCCGTACATGAAGGGCAAGGCTCATTTCCGTTTGGCTGGGCTTTACTTCAAGATGGAACAGTGGGAAAAGGCCCACCACCATTACAATGCCAAGGAAATTGAAAACCTGAACGATCGTGAACGCCAGACGGCGGGCGAGCAGTCGGCGGAATGCCTTGTGAACACGAAGGAATACCTCAAGGCAGCGGATGAATACAAGGCTCTTTACAAGGTCGAGGCTTACGAAAAACAGCGCCCGTTATATCTGGTCCGCATTGCTGAAACAACGCTTTTGGCGGGTCGCAAGGCCGATGCCTACGTGATTTTCAATAAGGTCAATACGGAGTATCCGAAGACGGAATCCTCTTCTCGCAGTTACTTCAACATGGGCGACTACGAACAGACCAAGACTTTGAATTATGAACTTGCGATGTCCTATTACGATAGCAGCTACATTGCGAGGTCTATCAGCGAGTATGGTCAAAAGGCTCGTGAACGCCGTACTGCCTTGAAACGCCTTGTTTCGATGCGTAGCCGCAATGAGGATATTCTCCAGAGCAAGGATTCCATTCCCAACATGAAGTCGTTCTTTGCAAATGAATTTATGATTGCGGAACTCTTCTTGCTCAAGCTTTCCGAAGCGGACAGCGCCGTGGCAAGACTTACAAACGTGATTGAAAAGTCCGACGATACGGCAAGCGTCATGCGAGCCTCGTATGCAAGGGCGTTTATCTACGATGAATTTTTGCATGACCCGGACACGGCTGAGGACCTTTACAGGGAAATCATCGAGAAGTATCCGAATACCGATTACGCCAAGCAGGCGCAGGCAAACCTCGGCATGAATGTCACGATGAAGACTAAGGAAGATGAAGCCCATGATCGCTACATGGCGGCTGAAAGCTTGTGGACGGTCGCTTCTGAAATGCCGGTGAGCAAGATGGATCAGGTGGATTCCGCTTATGCAACTGCATTTGTCGCATTTGATAGCGTCTACAAGGACTATCCGCAGACGCAGTCGGGCGTGCAGGCGCTTTACATGAAGGCTATTTACTTCCAGATGACTCCGGAACGGTTGGATAGCGCCATTGCGATTTACCGTGAACTCCGCGATAAGCATGGCCAGACTCCGTGGGGCAAGCGTGCCGCCTATGTGCTCAATACGCGCCTTACGACAACCGATGACGACTTGGCGAAGCTTCGCAAACGTACCGCGCAGACGATTGAAAATTTGAACAAGAATTCTGCCAAGTATTATGAAGCCTTGAATGCCAAGCCCGAAGAGAAAAAGGCTGAAATTATAAATAAAGAAGACGAAATTCTCGAGAATACGTACAACAGCATGTACGACTTTGAATAG